In the genome of Bacteroides mediterraneensis, the window ACATCAACTTTTATGAAAATGAATCATTATGCAAAATGTGTGACTGCCGGACTCTTGTGTACATTCATGTACGGAAACCTGTCGGCGCAAGAGACAGACTTTGACCTTTCATCCCAACGTTCTGAAAAGCAGGATGTACAGGCTGTTCCCGGAAAGAAGATAGACCACCAGGGCCTCATCCTCAATCCAACACCTCATCTGTTAAAAGTAAACGAAAACAGCATCTGCCCAATTTCACAAGGTATTAAACTGAAAGGCAAGCAGCAGAAATTTGCAGCCTATCTTGATTTTCTGACAGCAAATAAAAAAGGAATCAAACTTACCATCGACTTCGGACAGAAAACAGCCCGAAAAGCTCAGGTAAAAGAAGTCTCCGGAGCTTATTCACTCATTATCAGTCCAAAGGAAATCATCCTTACCGGATACGATGAACGAGGGGTATTTTACGGCATCCAGACATTGAAACAGTTGGCAGAAAGCCCGGTTTCAGCCAACGGAACACTGCCCTGCATGGAAATCAACGATTATCCGGACCTGCCCAACCGGGGAGTGGTGGAAGGTTTCTACGGCACGCCCTGGTCACACGAAGTACGCCTGTCGCTGATTGACTTCTACGGCAAGTTCAAGATGAATACCTATTTATACGGCCCTAAAGACGACCCCTATCACAGCTGCCCGAACTGGCGTCTGCCCTATCCGGAAAAAGAGGCACAACACATCAAGGAACTGGTGGATGCCAGCAACCGGAATTATGTGGACTTCGTGTGGGCCATCCATCCGGGGCAGGATATCAAATGGAATGAAGAGGACTATCATAACCTGCTTCAGAAATTCAACTGGATGTACGATTTGGGAGTACGGCATTTTGCCATTTTCTTCGATGACATTTCGGGAGAAGGCACCAACCCGCTGAAGCAAACGGAACTGCTGAACCGCCTGACCGAGGAATTTGTGAAAGTAAAAGGAGATGTGTCTCCACTGACGGTCTGCCCGACCGACTACTCCAAACTTTGGGCCAACCCGACCGAAAAAGGAAGCCTGGCCATCTACGGAAAAACACTGAATCCTGAAATAAAGGTTTTCTGGACAGGCGACGTAGTGTGCAGTGACCTGACCCCTGAAACCCTCGACTTCATCAATTCCCGCATCAAGCGTCCGGCTTACTATTGGTGGAACTACCCGGTGACTGACTATATCCGTAATTTCCTACTCCAGGGACCGGTCTACGGACTGGATACCAGCCTGACGGCCCAGGAGACTTGCGGCGTAATCAGCAATCCGATGGAACACGGTGAAGCCTCCAAACTGGCCCTGTATGGAGTGGCCGACTATGCTTGGAACATCGCCGACTACAATGCCATTGACAACTGGGAACGGGGACTGGCCGAACTGGTACCCGATGCAACAGAAGCTTACCGCACTTTTGCCATTCATTCCAGTGATACTGAAAACGGATACCGGCGGGATGAATCGTGGGAAACCCGGACTTTCCGTATTGCCGACTGGAACGATGCGGCAGCCAACGCCCTGGAAGAAGAATTCAAGAAAGTAGAAAGCGTTCCTGCACGCATGGAAAACGGTTGCAAAAACAAGGCTTTGCTCAACGAGCTCCGTCCTTGGCTGACAGAGTTCGGCAAACTGGGCACACGTGGCAAACAGGCCATCGAGCTGGCCCGTATTTACCGTTCCGGTCAGGACGATGCGCTTTTCTGGACGAAATACGTACAAAACATCATGACACCGGAAGACCGGAAAAACTACGAAGCACACAAGTCGGGCACACTGAAACTTCAGCCGTTCTATGAGCATGCGATGGACGACATGGCGCACGGATATCTGAAGAAACTGTCGGGAAAAGTACCAACCGATTATAAAGGTATCGGCTCTTTCAGCAGTGCGCATACCGTACAGACCAAACTGATGTTCGACAATGATTCTACGACTTTCTATACTTCCGGAATCGCCCAGAAACCGAACGACTGGATTGGGGTAGACCTGCGCGACGTACGCGATGTGACGGAAATCTCCATCCTTCAGGGAAGAAATTCCAAAGACGATGTGGACTATTTCGACCATACCGTAGTGGAATGTTCTGCCGATGGACAAAACTGGAAAGCACTCACCGGCGAACTGAACCAGCAATACATCATCCACTGGCAGGGGGCTCCGGAAAAAGCACGCTACGTCCGCCTGAAACGACTGGATTCCAAACGCACCAACTATGCTTCTGTCCGCTCGTTCGACGTAAACCCGCTCCGCCCGGACAACCTCGGCTTTACGCTTGAGGCAGATACACTGAGCAAAGCGGTCTATGCTTTCGACAACAATCTGTCCACTTCTTACCAAAGCACAAAAGCGATTGCTTTTGGAGTAGACAAAGATGTCAAGGCCTATACCTTACTGATGAACCAGTTGTCCACCCCGATAAAATGCGTGCAAGTGGACAAGAAAGGCAAGGTTCTGTCTGAAACCATGATTGAAACTCCTTACGCGAGAATCGAATTGGCCGACAAAAATGTCAGTCAGATTCGTCTGGAAGGAAAAGCGGAAATCTTTGAAATTGTGCCGATAAGATAACACAATCTCAACAATTATATAATTTCCTATAACTACACTATGGCTTATGAAGTAAATTTATCTTATTTCATAAGCCATAATTTCTATCTCCCCATGTAGCGTGAAAACACAAAGCCTTGAATATTTATCCCAAACTTTCTCCTTCATAAAAACAGACATTCTTAAATCAATATTATAAAAAAACAGTATATTTGCCATACGATGTCAGTCCATTGAAACTGACCATAAAAGGGGATAAAACAAATTTAACTATCAAACAAAAAAATCTATGAAAAAAGTATTTTTATCTTTCATGCTTACAGCCTGTTCAGGGGTTTTCTTTTCACTCAACGCACAAGAGTATAAAATACCCGAAAAAGTAGTGATTGTTACCAAACAAAATGTAAATGTTCGTCAAGCCCCACAAACTTCATCAACAGTTGTAGAAAAAGCTTCCAATGGAGCAATGTATGAATTTGTGGCCCAACAAGGTTCTTGGTACGAAGTCAAAGATGTAAAAACCGGGAACACCGCCTATATTTCGACCACAGTGGGACGTGTTTCTGCCGGAAATCAAATTGCCAGAACGGATAAAGGACTGGTAGAGCCCAACGACAATCTACGGTTTGTTTATCAAAGACGAGAAAATATGACCGATGGTGAAAGAATTACCTCCTATGGCTTCTACCAAAAGCAGGAAAAAAATGTTGTGTATGCTATGGTTTCGCAAACTACCAATACTATGACGGGACGCTCATTTACCAGTGAGTTATATTATAAAGGAAAACAAATGGGGTGGTATTTGTTCTTTGATGAAGTGGTAGACATGGATGGTGTAGTACAAACCAAACTGGACACTCCGACAGTAGTATTCTCCAACGGAACACAAGGAGTAATCATAGATGGACAAACTTATAAGAAGACTAGCTATGAATTCTAGTCTATTTTCAAGCAAGAATATTCAGAAGATATCCTAAAAAAAGCTGGTATGCGTGAATGAAATTCCCCAATCATTTATGCATACCAGTTTTAATTATATATCTTCCTTAAAAAAATCATAAAACATTAGCAATCAATAATTTAAAAGTCCATAAAAGCAACAGACAAAACGCTTCGACGCTTTAAGTAAAACGCAAGTGCGTTTAAAGGTAAGCATCCGATAAAATACACATTGTAAAGCCTTCCACTCTTCCGTTACTTTGCCAATAAAAAAGCCATGAAACGAATAATGAGTAAAGAAGAGTTCCTGTCCGTTTATGAAAGACAACAGGCCAGTGGCCTGACCATAAAAGATTTCTGTGAGAATGAGGCCTATTCATCCCCCTGTTTCCATTATTGGAAAAAGAAATTCGGCTTGAGCCGTACTTACACCAGCCATCCGGACAAGCTTCCCGATGATACGTTCATTCCATTGGATCTGCGTCGCAGAGGCAATCTCCCGTCAGGGTCGGGTGGCGACGTAACAATAGAGCTTCCTTCCGGAATCAGGATCCACCTTGACAGCCATGGAAACCCTGAACTGACATTTGGATTGATACACAAATTATGCGGCCATGTTCTGTCTGAATGATACCATGCGCTATTTCCTGTGTCCCGGAAAGACGGACATGCGCAAGGGGATCAATTCTCTGTGCGGAGTGGTTCACGACCAGATGGGACATGACGTCCGTCTGGGCGATGTCTTCATCTTCATAAACAGAAGCAGGACCACCATGAAACTCCTCCATGCTGAAGACGGCGGCATGGTATTGTATGTGAAACGTCTGGAAGAGGGCACGTTCCGGCTGCCGGCCTACGATAGCCGAAGCAGGTCTTATCCGATGGAATGGCGCGACCTGGTCATGATGGTGGAAGGAATCAGTGACAATCCGAACGAGAGGCTGAAAAGGTTGAAAGCCAGTAGAAAGGATGGCTTCTATTGAAAGTTTTTTCATGTATCCGGTTGCGTATCTTCCGAAAAATCAGTATCTTTACATTATATAAAGAGATAGAAACGGATGATTCAGCAGGATACAATGGAACAGATAATCAGGAGTCAGCAGGAGCAGATAGCCGGTCTCCTGGAGGCCAACCGTTCCCTTGTCGAATCCAACGGGAAACTGCTGGAACAGACGGATGCGCTGCAACGGAAGATACAGGAACTGCTTTCACAGATAGCATGGCTGAACCGTCAGCTTTTCGGGCGGAGAAGTGAGAAGCTGGCAGCCCTGGATCCCAACCAGCTCTCCCTGTTCGATTCTGTTCCTGCAACCGGACAGAGTGAAGACATCCGGGAAGAGGACAGCAGCGCAGCGGCTCCTTCAAAAGCAAAGCCTGATGGAAAGAAGAAGGAATCCCGGCGTAACCGCGAACTCCTGGAGGGACTGCCGGTAGTTGAAGTGGTGATTGAACCCGACCGGGTGGATTTGGACCGTTACAGACGGATCGGCGAGGAACGTACCCGTACGCTGGAATTTGAACCGGGCAGGCTGTATGTAAAGGAGACTGTCCGTCCCAAATATGGACTGAAAGACAACCTGAGTCTTCCCAAGGAAGGTGAAAGCGGCGTAATCATTGCTCCGCTTCCACCTTCTCCTGTTTACAAATGTCTGGCCGGTTCCACCATGCTGGCCGAAATGCTCCTGCAGAAATACGAATATCACGTTCCATTCTACAGGCAGGTCAAGGAGTTCCGCCATCTGGGTCTCCGTCTTTCCGAAAGCACATTGAGCGGCTGGTTCAAGCCTGTGTGTGAACTGCTGAGACCACTTTATGACGAGCTGGTCCGGCTGGTTGTCGGCTGCGGATATGTTCAGGCGGACGAGACCACTGTAAGGGTGATCAGCAAGGGAAAGGGGAAGGCCGACAAGGAGTATCTGTGGATGGTCAGGGCGGTCATGGAAAAGCTGGTCATCTTCCATTACGATGACGGCTCCCGTTCGGGACAGACGATAAGGAAACTGCTGAAGGACTTCAAGGGATATCTGCAGAGTGACGGTTACAGTGCCTACAATGTATTTGAAGGTACTGAAGGAGTGTGCCTCATAGCCTGCCTGGCCCATATCAGACGTCATTTTGAGATGGCTCTGGAGGAAAACAGAAGTCTGGCGGAGCATGCCTTGAAAATAATACAGGAGATTTATCGGACAGAGCACTTTGCCGACTCCCGGAAATATACGCCGGAAGAACGGCGTGAACTGCGGAACCGTCAGTCCGCCCCCCTGCTGGATTCCTTTGAAAAGTGGATGGAAAGCACATATATCAAGGTTCCGCCCAAAAGCCGGATGGGACAGGCCATCTCCTATGCGTATCCGTTATGGCCCAGAATGAAGGCCTGTCTCAAAGACGGCAATATAAAGATAGACAATAATCTGGCCGAAAATGCGATACGTCCTCTGACGCTCTCAAGAAAGAACTTCCTCTTTTGTGGGAATCATGAGGCTGCGGAAAATACAGCGGTCATCTGTTCATTGCTTGCCACCTGCAAGTCACAGGAAGTCAATCCAAGAGAATGGCTGAATGATGTCATTGCCAGGCTTCCATATTATCAGGAAAAAGACTCCGGCAAAGATATCCGGGAACTGCTTCCGGATGTCTGGAAGTTGAAGAAGTCCAACGAAAATCCAATTGAAGTCTAATAGAGATACAATTGAATAGCAAACTCTTCCTGTCAACTTTATATTCGTTGATAAGAAGAGTTTGTTGTTTTATGAATCTACAATGTGTACTTTATCGGAGGCTTACGTTTAAAGGAAAACGCAAGGACATTTTGGTTGAAACGTCCTTGCGTTTTTTTTACCTTATTTTATCACCCTAAAATACTCCGGTTTACGCGGTTTTGCCGGAGCTGCTTCTCCCTCCGGATAGCCCAAGGAAAGGGCTCCGATACCCATCAGTCCTTCGGGAAGTCCCCATTCTTCCATCAGCTGCTTGCCTTCTTCCGTAGCAAACATCTCGCGTTCCCGGTGAATCCAGCAACTGCCCAATCCCAGTGCATGCGCTGCCAGCATCATGTTTTCCAGCACGCAACTTCCGTCCTGTACCGGATTGTTGGCCAGTGAAGGCGCAAAAACCAACACGTAGGTGGGCGCATCGTAATAAGGATTTGAGGTAACTCCCATGATTTCGGCATTCATCTTAGCCAGTTGGGCCAGTACTTCTTTCTTCTGTACGGCCACAATGTAGGGCGACTGCATACCGCGCGAAGTCGGTGCATAGGTACCTGCTTCGAGCACAGCCTTCAGCTCTTCATCCGTAATCTGTTCCGGTTTATACTTACGGCAACTGCGCCGCGTTTCAATGACCTTCAAAAAATCTTTTTCCATATTGACACTGTATTTGATGGTTATTTATTTCTATTCTTATTCTATCTCAACGTCTTTTCTTCGACAGCAAGGTTTTCACGGCTGTCTGCATCAAGTGATTACGAACTTCGGCATTTTCCACGCATTCCAGCGGAAATCCCAAGACAAACGTTCGGTAATCCTCTCCACGATATACGGTTCCTACGCCATAATTCCCTTGGGTGTATACGAAAGAAGAGTAGGCTCCGGAAGCAGGCATCACACATTCCATGGAGGGAACGGCGTAAACTGTTTCATTGGCTCCTCCTTCAATCTGGAACTGTACCCCGGCTCCCTGCAAGGAGGCTGAAATCTGATTACTGAAACGGCCGCCATATACACACTTCAGCACATTCTTCCCAAAATCTCCCTTTTGCAAGTTTGCTCCCCACGCAGAACCGCTCACCAGCAAACGTCCGCCCTGACGACAGTAACGAGTAAGAGCTTCCTGCATGGCCGAAGAGAAGGATTTGGCATCGGCTCCACAAATCAAATCCACCAGGTCATACCGACTCAGGTCTGTACTTCCGCTCTCCAAGGTTTCGTCACTACAGGACACGAACGAATAACGTCCAGCCCGTTGAATGGCCTTGCCATGCACAAACACATAATCGTATGTATTTCCGGCTATCAGCTTTCCTTCCAAAGCATTGTCGCTGACCCCAAGCCCGTCGCCAGTCTCCAGTCCGGCTTTATCCCGATTGAATCCTTGCTGGTAACCGCAATAAGCAGGAGTCTGCCCGTAAGGAATGCCCGGGTCCGACTTCAGGTCAAACCCCTGCAGCAAGGCAGAATTGACTTCCTCCGGACCTGAGGTGGCATCGAACCCGTTCACAATCAGCAACGTGCCTTTGCTTCGTTTAGCCTTATAGGCCGATAGGATTTCCGAAGGGAAACTCTCTCCTCCCCTGTTGACGGCAGTCACTTTAAAACTATACACCAGTCCCGGCTCCACTTTCATCGTGTATTCCGGTTTGCGTACATATACTCCGTTGTCAAATCCGCCGTAACCGATACGGGTATAGACGATGTATCCCTGCGGTTTGGCCGTAGGTTCCATCACATCCTCCACCGGATTCCAATTCAGGGTAAAGGTATTCTTCTTTTTTCCTTCCCGGATGGCGAAATGGTTCACTGGAAGCGGCTGCACCACATAGTCGGTGCCGTGCATGGTGGAAAGGTATTTCAAGATGGATTTATAAACCGAGCGTCCTACGGTAAACTTGAAATCGGGATTATGCCCCCATTTCATATCGGCAAAGTTCTGGTGGGAGAGCAATTCCAGAATCATGGAAGGTACTGCCGGCAGACGGGTCTCGCTGTAGTTCCGGTTCCACATGCTCCGCCGGGCCCACTGCACTCCAAAACGGGAAGAGATGTCACGCTGCAATCCCGTCAGCACCATGTCCGTCAAGTCGCGCGACGCATAACGGGAGATGCCACAATTCAGTTTCCCGTCGTTGAAGTCGGTCGTATAAATTCCCAAGGAACCCACCAGTTCATCATCTGTCTTGAAACCCGCATCGCTGTGCAGGCCCAACGTCATTTCAAACGGCACTTTCAGTCCCGCTTCCGAAGGGTTGTACACCGACCCGCCACTCAAGTAATTCACCATCAGCGAACGGACATTGATGTCATCGTTATAATCATTTTCTCCCTGGCTCTTGCTGTACACCGGATAAGGCATGCCGGCCCATTGTGCCCAATAACGCGCCCCTTCCAGGTAACGGGGCACTCCGCTCACCTGTCCGCCACGGACAATGTTTCCCATGCCGCCTCCAAAACGGACTGCGTCGGCACAGACCACTCCCTTTTGGGAACTCTCATTGCTCAGCACCACCATACCGTAATCGTTCCGTCCCTTGTCGAATTCAAAAGTGCCCAGATACACCCAGGTACCTCCTCCCATCTGCTGGTTCACCTTGAACTCAGTCACTCCTCCGTTGTGGAAGACCAAGTATTTGGCATCCGACACACTTTCCGGCAGTGTCTGATAACTGACGTACACCGCATATTTTCCTTTTTCCGGGATATTGGGAATCCATTCGGCAAAGGCCTTCTCCGGCTGGCCCTGGGTCGCAATGTACCTCGCCGTACCATCTTTGAAAGGATTGTAGTTATCCGGATACTGCTGATACTTTTGGGCAAATCCCGGTCGACCGGTATCCTTCCACGTATATTTCTTGTATTCCACTTCCAGATAATGACTGCCCGGTGTACAAGTGTTATTGTCCACAATCACCTCGTGGCGCTGCCAGTCGCGTTCACGCGGAGTGAAGACCACGGCTCCTGCATTTT includes:
- a CDS encoding beta-N-acetylglucosaminidase domain-containing protein — encoded protein: MKMNHYAKCVTAGLLCTFMYGNLSAQETDFDLSSQRSEKQDVQAVPGKKIDHQGLILNPTPHLLKVNENSICPISQGIKLKGKQQKFAAYLDFLTANKKGIKLTIDFGQKTARKAQVKEVSGAYSLIISPKEIILTGYDERGVFYGIQTLKQLAESPVSANGTLPCMEINDYPDLPNRGVVEGFYGTPWSHEVRLSLIDFYGKFKMNTYLYGPKDDPYHSCPNWRLPYPEKEAQHIKELVDASNRNYVDFVWAIHPGQDIKWNEEDYHNLLQKFNWMYDLGVRHFAIFFDDISGEGTNPLKQTELLNRLTEEFVKVKGDVSPLTVCPTDYSKLWANPTEKGSLAIYGKTLNPEIKVFWTGDVVCSDLTPETLDFINSRIKRPAYYWWNYPVTDYIRNFLLQGPVYGLDTSLTAQETCGVISNPMEHGEASKLALYGVADYAWNIADYNAIDNWERGLAELVPDATEAYRTFAIHSSDTENGYRRDESWETRTFRIADWNDAAANALEEEFKKVESVPARMENGCKNKALLNELRPWLTEFGKLGTRGKQAIELARIYRSGQDDALFWTKYVQNIMTPEDRKNYEAHKSGTLKLQPFYEHAMDDMAHGYLKKLSGKVPTDYKGIGSFSSAHTVQTKLMFDNDSTTFYTSGIAQKPNDWIGVDLRDVRDVTEISILQGRNSKDDVDYFDHTVVECSADGQNWKALTGELNQQYIIHWQGAPEKARYVRLKRLDSKRTNYASVRSFDVNPLRPDNLGFTLEADTLSKAVYAFDNNLSTSYQSTKAIAFGVDKDVKAYTLLMNQLSTPIKCVQVDKKGKVLSETMIETPYARIELADKNVSQIRLEGKAEIFEIVPIR
- a CDS encoding SH3 domain-containing protein, which codes for MKKVFLSFMLTACSGVFFSLNAQEYKIPEKVVIVTKQNVNVRQAPQTSSTVVEKASNGAMYEFVAQQGSWYEVKDVKTGNTAYISTTVGRVSAGNQIARTDKGLVEPNDNLRFVYQRRENMTDGERITSYGFYQKQEKNVVYAMVSQTTNTMTGRSFTSELYYKGKQMGWYLFFDEVVDMDGVVQTKLDTPTVVFSNGTQGVIIDGQTYKKTSYEF
- a CDS encoding IS66 family insertion sequence element accessory protein TnpB is translated as MKRIMSKEEFLSVYERQQASGLTIKDFCENEAYSSPCFHYWKKKFGLSRTYTSHPDKLPDDTFIPLDLRRRGNLPSGSGGDVTIELPSGIRIHLDSHGNPELTFGLIHKLCGHVLSE
- the tnpB gene encoding IS66 family insertion sequence element accessory protein TnpB (TnpB, as the term is used for proteins encoded by IS66 family insertion elements, is considered an accessory protein, since TnpC, encoded by a neighboring gene, is a DDE family transposase.), with translation MFCLNDTMRYFLCPGKTDMRKGINSLCGVVHDQMGHDVRLGDVFIFINRSRTTMKLLHAEDGGMVLYVKRLEEGTFRLPAYDSRSRSYPMEWRDLVMMVEGISDNPNERLKRLKASRKDGFY
- a CDS encoding IS66 family transposase is translated as MIQQDTMEQIIRSQQEQIAGLLEANRSLVESNGKLLEQTDALQRKIQELLSQIAWLNRQLFGRRSEKLAALDPNQLSLFDSVPATGQSEDIREEDSSAAAPSKAKPDGKKKESRRNRELLEGLPVVEVVIEPDRVDLDRYRRIGEERTRTLEFEPGRLYVKETVRPKYGLKDNLSLPKEGESGVIIAPLPPSPVYKCLAGSTMLAEMLLQKYEYHVPFYRQVKEFRHLGLRLSESTLSGWFKPVCELLRPLYDELVRLVVGCGYVQADETTVRVISKGKGKADKEYLWMVRAVMEKLVIFHYDDGSRSGQTIRKLLKDFKGYLQSDGYSAYNVFEGTEGVCLIACLAHIRRHFEMALEENRSLAEHALKIIQEIYRTEHFADSRKYTPEERRELRNRQSAPLLDSFEKWMESTYIKVPPKSRMGQAISYAYPLWPRMKACLKDGNIKIDNNLAENAIRPLTLSRKNFLFCGNHEAAENTAVICSLLATCKSQEVNPREWLNDVIARLPYYQEKDSGKDIRELLPDVWKLKKSNENPIEV
- a CDS encoding nitroreductase gives rise to the protein MEKDFLKVIETRRSCRKYKPEQITDEELKAVLEAGTYAPTSRGMQSPYIVAVQKKEVLAQLAKMNAEIMGVTSNPYYDAPTYVLVFAPSLANNPVQDGSCVLENMMLAAHALGLGSCWIHREREMFATEEGKQLMEEWGLPEGLMGIGALSLGYPEGEAAPAKPRKPEYFRVIK
- a CDS encoding xanthan lyase, which encodes MKKIAIFLLGCLCVAGTVFGQSLEQTTEQRLKDFFANYETSYAHIGKCKLERFELEHDKKVLRVYANPTFGYQPFTEENVSAIYRLLKQSLPGPVNYYTLQVYADGKPIEELVPNAFRKKQDKTRLYGKLEAKGNPWVTNVSRPFDISRGLEGRHVAVWQSHGKVYRNDRNEWRWQRPRLFCTTEDLFTQSFVVPYLIPMLENAGAVVFTPRERDWQRHEVIVDNNTCTPGSHYLEVEYKKYTWKDTGRPGFAQKYQQYPDNYNPFKDGTARYIATQGQPEKAFAEWIPNIPEKGKYAVYVSYQTLPESVSDAKYLVFHNGGVTEFKVNQQMGGGTWVYLGTFEFDKGRNDYGMVVLSNESSQKGVVCADAVRFGGGMGNIVRGGQVSGVPRYLEGARYWAQWAGMPYPVYSKSQGENDYNDDINVRSLMVNYLSGGSVYNPSEAGLKVPFEMTLGLHSDAGFKTDDELVGSLGIYTTDFNDGKLNCGISRYASRDLTDMVLTGLQRDISSRFGVQWARRSMWNRNYSETRLPAVPSMILELLSHQNFADMKWGHNPDFKFTVGRSVYKSILKYLSTMHGTDYVVQPLPVNHFAIREGKKKNTFTLNWNPVEDVMEPTAKPQGYIVYTRIGYGGFDNGVYVRKPEYTMKVEPGLVYSFKVTAVNRGGESFPSEILSAYKAKRSKGTLLIVNGFDATSGPEEVNSALLQGFDLKSDPGIPYGQTPAYCGYQQGFNRDKAGLETGDGLGVSDNALEGKLIAGNTYDYVFVHGKAIQRAGRYSFVSCSDETLESGSTDLSRYDLVDLICGADAKSFSSAMQEALTRYCRQGGRLLVSGSAWGANLQKGDFGKNVLKCVYGGRFSNQISASLQGAGVQFQIEGGANETVYAVPSMECVMPASGAYSSFVYTQGNYGVGTVYRGEDYRTFVLGFPLECVENAEVRNHLMQTAVKTLLSKKRR